A genomic segment from Aegilops tauschii subsp. strangulata cultivar AL8/78 chromosome 1, Aet v6.0, whole genome shotgun sequence encodes:
- the LOC109784849 gene encoding histone deacetylase HDT2 isoform X1, translating to MEFWGLEVKPNQSVKVSPDDEHFLHLSQGALGEVKKDDKATMFVKIGDQKLAIGTLSTDKFPQIQFDLVFEKEFELSHNSKTSSVFFSGYKVFQPAEGDEMDFDSEDESEEEEEEKIIPALTKENGKPEAKEQKKQVKIDTAAPSKSKAAAKDVGKSKKDDDSDDDDDSDEDDSEDDSGDDGALIPMEDDSDDSEDGDDSSDDSEDSSDEEEEETPKKPETGKKRAAGSVLKTPVTDKKAKIATPSGQKTGDKKGAVHVATPHPAKKAGKTPATSEKSPKSGGSVACKSCSKTFNSEGALASHSKAKHEAK from the exons ATGGAGTTCTGGG GCCTTGAGGTTAAGCCTAACCAGTCCGTCAAGGTTTCACCTGATGACGAGCACTTCCTCCATCTCTCCCAG GGTGCCCTTGGTGAAGTGAAGAAGGATGACAAGGCAACCATGTTCGTCAAGATTGGCGACCAGAAGCTAGCCATCGGGACCCTCTCTACTGACAAGTTCCCTCAGATCCAGTTTGACCTCGTCTTCGAGAAGGAGTTTGAGCTCTCACACAATTCCAAGACGTCCAGCGTCTTCTTCTCTGGCTACAAGGTCTTCCAGCCTGCCGAGGGAGATGA GATGGATTTTGATTCCGAGGACgagtctgaggaggaggaggaagagaagaTCATCCCAGCACTCACCAAGGAAAACG GCAAACCTGAAGCCAAGGAGCAGAAGAAGCAGGTTAAGATTGACACTGCTGCACCTTCAAAGTCAAAGGCTGCTGCCAAGGATGTGGGAAAATCTAAGAAGGATGATGACAGCGATGACGATGATGACAGTGATGAGGATGACAGCGAAGATGACTCTGGTGATGATGGAGCATTGATTCCCATGGAGGATGATTCT GATGATAGTGAGGATGGTGATGATTCCTCTGATGATAGTGAGGATAGCTCtgatgaggaggaagaagaaacaCCCAAG AAGCCAGAGACtgggaagaagagggcggctggAAGCGTGTTGAAGACCCCTGTTACTGACAAGAAGGCCAAGATTGCAACACCGTCAGGCCAGAAGACAG GTGACAAGAAGGGAGCTGTCCATGTGGCGACTCCTCACCCGGCCAAGAAGGCAGGCAAGACCCCGGCTACCAGCGAGAAGTCGCCCAAGTCTGGAGGGTCGGTCGCGTGCAAGTCGTGCAGCAA GACATTCAACAGCGAGGGCGCTCTAGCTTCGCACTCCAAGGCCAAGCACGAGGCCAAGTGA
- the LOC109784849 gene encoding histone deacetylase HDT2 isoform X2: MEFWGLEVKPNQSVKVSPDDEHFLHLSQGALGEVKKDDKATMFVKIGDQKLAIGTLSTDKFPQIQFDLVFEKEFELSHNSKTSSVFFSGYKVFQPAEGDEMDFDSEDESEEEEEEKIIPALTKENGKPEAKEQKKQVKIDTAAPSKSKAAAKDVGKSKKDDDSDDDDDSDEDDSEDDSGDDGALIPMEDDSDDSEDGDDSSDDSEDSSDEEEEETPKPETGKKRAAGSVLKTPVTDKKAKIATPSGQKTGDKKGAVHVATPHPAKKAGKTPATSEKSPKSGGSVACKSCSKTFNSEGALASHSKAKHEAK, from the exons ATGGAGTTCTGGG GCCTTGAGGTTAAGCCTAACCAGTCCGTCAAGGTTTCACCTGATGACGAGCACTTCCTCCATCTCTCCCAG GGTGCCCTTGGTGAAGTGAAGAAGGATGACAAGGCAACCATGTTCGTCAAGATTGGCGACCAGAAGCTAGCCATCGGGACCCTCTCTACTGACAAGTTCCCTCAGATCCAGTTTGACCTCGTCTTCGAGAAGGAGTTTGAGCTCTCACACAATTCCAAGACGTCCAGCGTCTTCTTCTCTGGCTACAAGGTCTTCCAGCCTGCCGAGGGAGATGA GATGGATTTTGATTCCGAGGACgagtctgaggaggaggaggaagagaagaTCATCCCAGCACTCACCAAGGAAAACG GCAAACCTGAAGCCAAGGAGCAGAAGAAGCAGGTTAAGATTGACACTGCTGCACCTTCAAAGTCAAAGGCTGCTGCCAAGGATGTGGGAAAATCTAAGAAGGATGATGACAGCGATGACGATGATGACAGTGATGAGGATGACAGCGAAGATGACTCTGGTGATGATGGAGCATTGATTCCCATGGAGGATGATTCT GATGATAGTGAGGATGGTGATGATTCCTCTGATGATAGTGAGGATAGCTCtgatgaggaggaagaagaaacaCCCAAG CCAGAGACtgggaagaagagggcggctggAAGCGTGTTGAAGACCCCTGTTACTGACAAGAAGGCCAAGATTGCAACACCGTCAGGCCAGAAGACAG GTGACAAGAAGGGAGCTGTCCATGTGGCGACTCCTCACCCGGCCAAGAAGGCAGGCAAGACCCCGGCTACCAGCGAGAAGTCGCCCAAGTCTGGAGGGTCGGTCGCGTGCAAGTCGTGCAGCAA GACATTCAACAGCGAGGGCGCTCTAGCTTCGCACTCCAAGGCCAAGCACGAGGCCAAGTGA